Genomic DNA from Streptomyces sp. AM 2-1-1:
GCATACCCTTCGACCGGCTCTTCAGTGACGAGATGCTGAACGGTGGGTACCGGAAGAAGTACTTCCGGGCCATCTCCCGGCTGACGGCCCTGGCGCGGGACGCGAAGGGGCTGGTGGCGCAGTAGGTTCGTGGGGGTGACGGCACGACTCCTCCGGGTGGCCGGGCCGTTCACCGGGTTCCGCGGCGCAGGAGGCGCTGCGGCCCCGCGCGACCGCGCACACCGTTTTCGAAGGGATTCACCATGGCTACCACGCGTCAGGCGCACACGGTCTGGGAAGGCAACCTGCTGGAGGGCAAGGGTGTCGTCACCCTGGACTCGTCAGGTGTCGGCGAGTTCCCCGTCTCCTGGCCCTCGCGCGCCGAACAGGCCAATGGCAAGACCAGCCCGGAGGAGCTCATCGGCGCCGCGCACTCCAGCTGCTTCTCGATGGCTCTTTCTCACGGCCTGGCCGGCGCGGGCACCCCGCCCACCCGTCTCCACACCAAGGCCGAGGTCACCTTCCAGCCCGGCACCGGTATCACCGGCATCCACCTCACCGTGGAGGGCGAGGTGCCCGGTCTCGACGAGGCGGGCTTCGTCAAGGCCGCCGAGGACGCCAAGGCCAACTGCCCGGTCAGCCAGGCGCTGTCCGGCACGACGATCACGCTGACGGCCACCCTGGCCTGACCGGCCGCCACCCGGGCCGCCGCCGTTCCCGTGTTTCCGGGAGCGGCGGCGGCTCCGGTGCGTCAGGAACCGGCCATGGTGCACGGCGAACCGTCAGGTCGCCCGCGGGAAACGGGAGTCGGTCGCGCGGTCATCGGCGACACTCGCACTCACTTCGCCGCACCGGATTCGGTCCCGGCCACCCGCGCAGTGACGGAGACGTCCCCCGCACGGAGTTCTCCGCCCCGCCCCGCAACGCCCGTGTCGACGCACGGCCGCGCGTTCTCGTGGAACGGCCGGCTCCACGCCGGGAGCCCTAGCCGGAGGTGTTGGCGTCGGCCGATCGGGGCGCCCCGGGCGCCGCGCGCACCGCTCGACCCATATAAATCATATTGTCCTATATTTTCCGTGCGTGCCTACCTCACCACGGAACGCCTCGCCACGGAACGTCTCACCCCGGAACCTCCCGCCGCCGACCGGCGCCGCCCGCCTCGCCGCCGGTCTCGTCCTTCTGAGCGGGGTGCTCGCCGGATGCGGAAGTCCGGGCGAGCGCCCCTCCCCGGCCCGCCCACCGAGCACCGTCTCCTCCGCACCGGCTGCGGCCCCGGACCCGGCTGCCGGAACGCCGGCTCC
This window encodes:
- a CDS encoding OsmC family protein, whose product is MATTRQAHTVWEGNLLEGKGVVTLDSSGVGEFPVSWPSRAEQANGKTSPEELIGAAHSSCFSMALSHGLAGAGTPPTRLHTKAEVTFQPGTGITGIHLTVEGEVPGLDEAGFVKAAEDAKANCPVSQALSGTTITLTATLA